A single region of the Caballeronia insecticola genome encodes:
- a CDS encoding nitroreductase family protein: MTHRPAQTDIAIHPLIAARWSPRAYAEHPIAHEEVVTLLEAARWAPSAFNSQPWRFVVFEKVENPDAFARAFATLVPFNQTWNAPAQVLIAVLADTLTSKGAVNASASYDAGAAAMALLLQAQAQGLAAHPMSGFDANAFHTAFAIPERYVLLSMISVAHHGVADTLPVALAEREAAPRARLPLDEIAHFGAWPTDTSVDSSERRA; encoded by the coding sequence ATGACGCATCGTCCCGCGCAAACCGATATCGCCATTCATCCGTTGATCGCCGCACGCTGGAGTCCGCGCGCCTATGCGGAACATCCGATCGCGCACGAAGAAGTTGTCACGCTCCTCGAAGCCGCGCGCTGGGCGCCGTCCGCGTTCAATTCGCAACCGTGGCGCTTCGTCGTCTTCGAGAAAGTTGAGAATCCGGATGCGTTTGCACGCGCGTTCGCTACGCTCGTCCCGTTCAATCAGACATGGAACGCGCCTGCTCAAGTGCTGATCGCCGTGCTTGCGGACACGTTGACATCTAAAGGAGCCGTCAACGCAAGCGCAAGCTACGATGCGGGCGCTGCCGCCATGGCGCTCTTGTTGCAGGCACAAGCTCAAGGGCTGGCCGCGCATCCGATGAGCGGCTTCGATGCAAACGCCTTCCACACGGCCTTTGCGATTCCGGAGCGTTATGTTTTGCTCAGCATGATTTCGGTTGCGCATCATGGGGTGGCTGACACGCTTCCCGTTGCGCTCGCCGAGCGCGAAGCCGCGCCGCGCGCGCGACTGCCGCTCGACGAGATCGCACATTTCGGCGCATGGCCGACTGACACGTCCGTCGACTCGTCTGAACGAAGGGCTTAA
- a CDS encoding cupin domain-containing protein, which produces MTAPVFESVRLDDVLLRPDPIDPAWILEGDPVARSGLWSQSRDTTTSFWVWDCTAGRFNWYFDADETVYVIEGEVIITSEGQEPRSLRVGHAALFYAGTRSEWHVPKYVRKHAILRPHITKPVLLALKMSRKLSRKPTGYLPRSSF; this is translated from the coding sequence ATGACAGCGCCCGTTTTCGAGTCCGTCCGTCTGGACGATGTATTGCTCAGACCCGACCCGATAGACCCGGCATGGATACTGGAAGGCGATCCGGTCGCGCGCAGCGGTCTGTGGTCGCAAAGCCGCGATACGACCACGTCTTTCTGGGTCTGGGACTGCACGGCCGGCCGTTTCAACTGGTATTTCGATGCCGACGAAACGGTCTATGTGATCGAAGGCGAAGTCATCATCACGTCGGAGGGGCAAGAGCCGCGTTCATTGCGCGTGGGCCACGCCGCGTTGTTCTATGCGGGCACGCGCTCCGAATGGCACGTCCCCAAATATGTGCGCAAGCACGCCATTTTGCGTCCGCATATCACCAAACCCGTGCTGCTCGCGCTCAAGATGAGCCGCAAGCTTAGTCGCAAGCCGACGGGTTATCTGCCGCGGTCCTCGTTCTAA
- a CDS encoding alpha/beta hydrolase family protein has protein sequence MRLVAVTAFALAVALAIFTAPCLAADVGFEKIEIADGAEPPLTVGIWYPTDAPASEHASGNHTQTVALDAPVVGDGLRLIVMSHGGGGSYDSHYDTALALAHAGFVAAAVSHAGDTYDDQTHVLEPWRRTAQLHRLADFMLNEWSGHAHLDETRIGAFGFSNGGFTVLVAAGATPDLSAIAPYCRAHAEHDLCQALQHAGVDPDRAAHAPAGAWVHDPRIKAAVIAAPAFGFAFGRAGLSDVRIPIQLWRAADDHHQPHPYYDEAVRMNLPRAPEYHVVAHAGHYDFLPPCDARLSRKMPALCTSQPGFDRSAFHDEFNAATVRFFQTELR, from the coding sequence GTGAGACTCGTTGCCGTGACTGCCTTCGCTTTGGCGGTGGCTTTAGCGATTTTTACCGCGCCGTGTCTCGCGGCCGATGTCGGCTTCGAAAAGATCGAGATCGCCGATGGTGCGGAACCGCCGCTGACGGTCGGCATCTGGTATCCCACCGATGCGCCGGCCAGCGAACATGCTTCAGGCAATCACACGCAAACAGTCGCACTCGACGCGCCCGTCGTAGGCGATGGACTGCGGCTCATCGTGATGTCGCACGGCGGCGGCGGTTCATACGATAGCCACTACGACACGGCCCTCGCGCTCGCGCATGCGGGCTTCGTCGCGGCGGCGGTGAGCCATGCCGGCGACACTTACGATGATCAGACTCACGTTCTGGAGCCATGGCGTCGCACGGCGCAGCTTCATCGACTGGCGGATTTCATGCTGAATGAATGGTCCGGTCACGCGCATCTCGACGAAACGCGCATCGGTGCGTTCGGTTTCTCGAACGGCGGCTTCACGGTACTCGTGGCCGCAGGCGCCACGCCCGACCTTTCGGCGATCGCGCCATACTGCCGCGCGCATGCAGAGCACGATTTATGTCAGGCGTTGCAGCACGCAGGTGTCGATCCTGACCGGGCCGCGCATGCGCCCGCAGGCGCGTGGGTTCACGATCCCCGCATCAAGGCTGCGGTCATCGCCGCTCCGGCTTTCGGCTTCGCCTTCGGACGCGCGGGTCTGAGCGACGTGCGCATCCCGATCCAGCTCTGGCGCGCAGCCGACGATCATCATCAGCCACATCCCTACTATGACGAAGCCGTGCGAATGAACCTGCCGCGCGCGCCGGAGTATCACGTCGTCGCACACGCGGGACACTATGATTTCCTGCCGCCTTGCGATGCGCGCCTGAGCCGCAAGATGCCGGCGCTTTGCACCAGTCAGCCGGGCTTCGACCGCTCCGCGTTCCACGACGAATTCAACGCGGCAACGGTGCGCTTTTTCCAGACGGAGTTGCGATGA
- the deoC gene encoding deoxyribose-phosphate aldolase, translated as MLETATKSIVAWPGKAQAHTSARNPGVPFDLAWLDGLRVNQSAVARRASTLGTRRAVKKDAQAAWLLKAITCIDLTTLNGDDTPGRVERLCAKARRPLRDDLLDSLGMAPASITTGAVCVYHRYVKTAVHALQGSGIPVAAVSTGFPAGLNPHALKLREIEASVADGAAEIDIVVTREHVLTGNWKALYDEMRDFRAACGDAHVKAILATGDIRTLSNVAKASMICMMAGADFIKTSTGKEGVNATLDVSLVMVRMIREYLARTGVLIGFKPAGGVSTAKSVLEYQILMKEELGREWLEPELFRIGASSLLSDIERQLEHHVSGRYSAFNRHPVA; from the coding sequence ATGCTGGAAACTGCAACGAAGTCCATCGTCGCGTGGCCTGGCAAGGCTCAGGCCCACACAAGCGCCCGCAATCCCGGCGTGCCGTTCGATCTCGCATGGCTCGACGGCCTGCGTGTGAACCAGTCGGCGGTGGCGCGCCGCGCATCGACGCTCGGCACGCGCCGCGCGGTCAAGAAAGATGCGCAGGCGGCATGGCTGCTGAAGGCCATCACCTGCATCGACCTGACCACGCTCAACGGCGACGACACCCCCGGACGCGTCGAGCGCCTGTGCGCGAAAGCACGCCGTCCACTGCGCGACGATCTGCTCGACTCGCTCGGCATGGCGCCCGCATCGATCACGACCGGCGCAGTGTGCGTCTATCACCGCTACGTCAAAACCGCCGTGCACGCGTTGCAAGGCAGCGGCATTCCGGTTGCCGCCGTGTCCACAGGCTTTCCCGCCGGCCTCAATCCGCATGCGTTGAAGTTGCGCGAGATCGAGGCGTCGGTGGCGGATGGCGCGGCGGAAATCGATATCGTCGTTACGCGCGAGCATGTGTTGACCGGCAACTGGAAAGCGCTCTACGACGAAATGCGCGATTTCCGCGCGGCTTGCGGCGACGCGCACGTCAAGGCGATTCTCGCGACGGGCGATATCCGCACGCTGTCGAACGTCGCGAAGGCGTCGATGATCTGCATGATGGCCGGCGCCGATTTCATCAAGACCTCGACGGGCAAGGAAGGCGTCAACGCGACGCTCGACGTGTCGCTCGTCATGGTGCGCATGATCCGCGAGTACCTCGCGCGCACGGGCGTTCTGATCGGCTTCAAGCCGGCGGGCGGCGTGTCCACGGCGAAGTCGGTGCTCGAATATCAGATCCTCATGAAAGAAGAGCTCGGTCGCGAATGGCTCGAACCGGAGCTGTTCCGCATCGGCGCGTCGAGTCTGCTGTCGGATATCGAACGCCAGCTCGAACATCACGTGAGCGGACGCTATTCGGCGTTCAATCGCCATCCCGTCGCCTGA
- a CDS encoding aldehyde dehydrogenase family protein, which translates to MSVAEYFSSMEYGPAPEDDRAVRAWLDQHDGRFGHFINGAWRASDAEHFDSREPATGRVLASIAQGDNADVDAAVQAAHDALEGWQAIGGAGRARHLYALSRMVQRHSRLFAVLESLDNGKPIRESRDIDIPLVARHFLHHAGWAQLQDKEFADWAPLGVIGQIVPWNFPLLMLSWKIAPALALGNTVVLKPAEFTPLTALLFAELAHRAGLPKGVLNVVTGDGRTGAALVEHKRVAKIAFTGSTEVGRQIRASTAGSGKSLTLELGGKSPFIVFDDADLDSAVEGVVDAIWFNQGQVCCAGSRLLVQEGIEARFVEKLKRRMDTLRVGTSLDKGIDMSAVIDEVQLERIRSLVDKGAGEGCEIYQSPRATLPDGGAFFPPTLVTNVSPASTLAQEEIFGPVLVTMSFRTPEEAVALANNTRYGLAASVWSENISRALDVAPRLQCGVVWINATNLFDAAVGFGGYRESGFGREGGREGIYEYLKPRAWAKLPVRGETKSPQAQPDSLTDSGVVSALDRTAKLFINGKQARPDSGYSRLVRSPAGEIVGEVGEGSRKDIRNAVAAARGMTKWSSASAHNRAQVLYYLAENLSARADEFARQLVARAGSSERDAKREVDASIARFFTYAAWADKYDSAVHAPPLHGVALAMHEPLGVIGIVCPDEAPLLGFVSLVAPALALGNRVVAVPSETCPLMATDFYQVVETSDVPGGALNIVTGDARSLTQTLAQHDDVDALWCFNGATLSTLAERESVGNLKRTFVDQGRVFDWHDAASEGLPFLRQAVQVKNIWVPYGD; encoded by the coding sequence ATGAGCGTTGCCGAATACTTCTCCTCGATGGAATACGGACCCGCACCGGAAGACGATCGCGCCGTGCGCGCATGGCTCGATCAGCACGACGGCCGCTTCGGTCATTTCATCAACGGCGCATGGCGTGCAAGCGACGCCGAGCACTTCGATTCGCGCGAACCCGCAACGGGCCGCGTGCTCGCGTCGATCGCACAGGGCGATAACGCCGATGTCGATGCCGCCGTGCAAGCCGCCCACGATGCGCTCGAAGGCTGGCAAGCCATCGGCGGCGCGGGACGTGCACGTCATCTCTACGCGTTGTCGCGCATGGTTCAGCGGCACAGCCGTCTGTTCGCGGTGCTCGAATCGCTCGACAACGGTAAGCCGATCCGCGAGTCGCGCGATATCGATATCCCCCTTGTAGCAAGGCATTTTCTGCATCATGCGGGCTGGGCGCAGTTGCAGGACAAAGAGTTTGCCGACTGGGCGCCGCTCGGTGTGATCGGTCAGATCGTGCCGTGGAATTTTCCGCTGCTGATGCTCTCGTGGAAGATCGCGCCGGCGCTCGCGCTCGGCAACACGGTCGTGCTGAAGCCCGCCGAATTCACGCCGCTCACCGCGCTGTTGTTTGCTGAGTTGGCGCATCGCGCGGGCTTGCCGAAGGGCGTGCTCAACGTCGTCACGGGCGACGGACGCACGGGCGCGGCGCTTGTCGAGCACAAGCGCGTCGCGAAGATCGCGTTCACGGGATCGACCGAAGTCGGCCGCCAGATTCGTGCGAGCACGGCGGGCTCGGGCAAGTCGCTGACGCTGGAACTCGGCGGCAAGTCGCCCTTCATCGTGTTCGACGATGCCGATCTCGACAGCGCCGTGGAAGGCGTCGTCGATGCGATCTGGTTTAATCAGGGACAAGTGTGCTGCGCGGGCTCGCGTCTGCTCGTGCAGGAAGGCATCGAAGCGCGCTTCGTCGAGAAGCTCAAGCGCCGCATGGATACGCTGCGCGTCGGCACGTCGCTCGACAAGGGCATCGACATGAGCGCGGTCATCGACGAAGTGCAGCTCGAACGTATCCGTTCGCTCGTCGATAAAGGTGCGGGCGAAGGCTGCGAGATTTATCAATCGCCGCGTGCAACCTTGCCCGATGGCGGCGCATTCTTCCCGCCGACGCTCGTGACCAATGTGTCGCCCGCATCGACGCTCGCGCAGGAGGAAATCTTCGGACCCGTGCTCGTCACGATGAGCTTTCGCACGCCGGAAGAAGCCGTCGCGCTCGCGAACAACACGCGCTACGGGCTTGCGGCAAGCGTTTGGAGCGAGAACATCAGCCGCGCGCTGGATGTCGCGCCGCGCCTGCAATGCGGCGTCGTGTGGATCAACGCGACCAATCTCTTCGATGCAGCCGTGGGCTTCGGCGGATATCGCGAATCCGGCTTCGGGCGTGAAGGTGGACGCGAGGGCATCTACGAATATCTGAAACCGCGCGCATGGGCGAAGCTCCCGGTTCGCGGCGAAACGAAATCGCCTCAGGCGCAGCCCGATTCGTTGACCGATTCGGGCGTCGTCAGCGCGCTGGATCGAACGGCCAAGCTGTTCATCAACGGCAAGCAGGCCCGACCCGACAGCGGTTATTCGCGACTCGTGCGCTCGCCTGCAGGCGAGATCGTCGGCGAAGTGGGCGAGGGTAGTCGCAAGGACATTCGCAATGCGGTGGCCGCTGCGCGCGGTATGACGAAGTGGTCGTCGGCAAGTGCGCATAATCGCGCGCAAGTGCTGTATTACCTCGCGGAGAATCTGAGCGCACGCGCCGATGAATTCGCCAGGCAACTCGTCGCGCGTGCCGGTTCAAGCGAGCGCGATGCGAAGCGCGAAGTGGATGCATCGATCGCCCGCTTCTTCACGTATGCCGCGTGGGCCGACAAGTACGACAGCGCGGTGCATGCACCGCCGCTGCATGGCGTTGCGCTGGCAATGCACGAGCCGCTCGGCGTGATCGGCATCGTGTGCCCGGATGAAGCGCCGTTGCTCGGCTTCGTGTCGCTGGTGGCGCCCGCGCTTGCGCTGGGTAATCGCGTGGTCGCGGTGCCGAGCGAAACGTGCCCGTTGATGGCGACGGACTTCTATCAGGTCGTCGAGACGTCGGATGTGCCGGGCGGCGCGTTGAACATCGTGACCGGCGACGCGCGTTCGCTCACGCAGACGCTCGCGCAACACGATGACGTCGATGCGCTCTGGTGCTTCAACGGCGCTACGCTGTCGACGCTGGCCGAGCGCGAGTCTGTCGGCAATCTGAAGCGCACGTTCGTCGATCAGGGCCGCGTGTTCGACTGGCACGACGCCGCGAGCGAAGGCTTGCCGTTCCTTCGTCAGGCCGTGCAGGTGAAGAACATCTGGGTTCCGTACGGAGATTGA
- a CDS encoding RbsD/FucU family protein, giving the protein MLKNIDPLLNADILYALAAMGHGDEVVICDAHFPADSVARQTVLGRVLRLDGANAPRAVRAVLSVLPLDTFVDDPAGRMEIVGDATTLPAVQREAQREVDDAEGRVQPFAAIERFAFYERAKNAYCVIATGEARGYGCFIFKKGVQLAPDAPEGGTR; this is encoded by the coding sequence GTGCTGAAGAATATCGATCCGCTCCTGAACGCCGACATCCTGTACGCGCTTGCCGCGATGGGTCACGGTGACGAAGTAGTGATCTGCGATGCTCATTTCCCCGCCGATTCCGTCGCGCGGCAAACCGTGTTGGGCCGCGTCCTGCGCCTGGACGGCGCGAATGCGCCGCGTGCGGTGCGCGCGGTGTTGTCGGTGCTGCCGCTCGATACGTTCGTCGACGATCCCGCCGGCCGCATGGAGATAGTTGGCGATGCAACCACTTTGCCCGCCGTGCAGCGCGAGGCACAACGCGAAGTGGATGACGCCGAAGGCCGCGTGCAACCGTTCGCGGCCATCGAACGTTTCGCGTTTTACGAGCGCGCAAAGAATGCGTACTGCGTGATCGCAACCGGCGAAGCGCGCGGTTACGGCTGCTTCATCTTCAAGAAGGGCGTGCAGCTTGCGCCGGACGCACCGGAAGGAGGCACGCGATGA
- the rbsK gene encoding ribokinase has product MKSVVILGIYVTDLAFRAQRMPLLGETVAGSAFKMGPGGKGSNQAVAAARAGANVIFCTRIGADAFGEIAQATWDAEGITSRATVMNDVATGAAHIYVDENTGGNAIIVAAGAAGTLVPEDVEAIEADIASAGVFVTQLEQPIPAARRGLELARKHGVTTVFNPAPALPLTDDIYPLCDYITPNETEATALTGIEIAHVDDARRAADVLLAKGARAVIVTLGEAGALLHTANESTLVPAFDCGRVVETAGAGDGFTGGFAAALARGDSPLDAVRFGCALASLSVTRPGTAPSMPRLDEINAVLADRSVTQ; this is encoded by the coding sequence ATGAAAAGCGTCGTCATTCTCGGCATCTATGTCACCGATCTCGCGTTTCGCGCGCAACGCATGCCTTTGCTCGGCGAGACTGTCGCGGGCTCCGCGTTCAAGATGGGACCGGGCGGCAAAGGTTCGAATCAGGCGGTGGCCGCCGCGCGCGCGGGTGCGAACGTGATCTTCTGCACGCGCATCGGCGCCGATGCATTCGGCGAGATCGCGCAGGCAACGTGGGACGCCGAAGGCATCACGTCGCGCGCAACCGTCATGAACGACGTCGCGACGGGCGCCGCGCATATCTATGTGGACGAGAACACGGGCGGCAACGCGATCATCGTCGCGGCGGGCGCGGCGGGCACGCTCGTGCCTGAGGACGTCGAGGCGATCGAGGCCGACATCGCGAGCGCGGGCGTATTCGTCACGCAACTGGAGCAGCCGATTCCGGCTGCGCGCCGTGGACTCGAACTCGCGCGCAAGCATGGCGTGACCACGGTCTTCAATCCCGCGCCCGCGTTGCCATTGACGGACGACATCTATCCGCTGTGCGACTACATCACGCCGAACGAAACGGAAGCGACCGCGTTGACGGGCATCGAGATCGCCCATGTCGATGATGCACGCCGCGCCGCCGACGTATTGCTCGCGAAGGGCGCACGCGCGGTCATCGTCACGCTCGGCGAAGCGGGTGCGCTCTTGCATACGGCGAACGAATCGACGCTTGTGCCTGCGTTCGATTGCGGCCGCGTGGTCGAGACCGCAGGCGCGGGCGACGGCTTCACCGGCGGTTTCGCGGCGGCGCTCGCACGCGGCGACAGCCCGCTCGATGCCGTGCGCTTCGGTTGCGCGCTCGCGAGCCTTTCGGTGACGCGCCCGGGCACCGCGCCGTCGATGCCGCGTCTCGATGAAATCAACGCGGTGCTGGCGGACAGGAGCGTGACACAATGA
- a CDS encoding ABC transporter permease: MKSSTGPSKRPVWFQDRQFNFLIGVNILVVLVATWMSHGQFLDIDNLQSMGGQLPELGLLALGIMLSMVSGNGGIDLSGVGLANLSGMVAAMLLPHMVSGDDSPALYTGVFVCIVVLIGLVGGVLNGVVIAKLRLTPILCTLGTQLLFTGIAVVLSNGASVRVEYVDPLSSIGNGTFLQVPISLWIFIAAVLLLGWILKRTPFGLRLYLMGTNPKAAFYAGIPRARMLIVTYGLCGTLASLAGLISATHTSSAKWDYGNSYLLIAILIAVMGGVNPAGGYGRIVCVFLAATVLQFLSSLFNLLGVSQFFGDCAWGFLLLASLAFAGGERVRAIFGIGGAAPKRQVPPPPASTGR, from the coding sequence ATGAAGTCGTCGACGGGGCCGTCGAAGCGGCCGGTTTGGTTTCAGGATCGCCAGTTCAACTTCCTGATCGGCGTGAACATTCTCGTGGTGCTCGTCGCGACGTGGATGTCGCATGGCCAGTTCCTCGATATCGACAACCTTCAGTCGATGGGCGGCCAGTTGCCCGAGCTCGGTTTGCTCGCGCTCGGCATCATGCTGTCGATGGTGTCGGGCAATGGCGGCATCGACTTGTCGGGCGTCGGGCTCGCGAACCTTTCCGGCATGGTCGCAGCGATGCTGCTGCCGCACATGGTCTCCGGCGACGATTCGCCCGCGCTCTATACGGGCGTGTTCGTGTGCATCGTCGTGTTGATCGGATTGGTGGGCGGCGTGCTGAACGGCGTCGTGATCGCGAAGCTCAGACTCACGCCCATTCTCTGCACGCTCGGCACGCAATTGCTTTTTACGGGCATTGCGGTGGTGCTGAGCAACGGCGCATCGGTGCGCGTGGAATATGTCGATCCGCTCTCCAGCATCGGCAACGGCACCTTCCTGCAAGTGCCCATTTCGCTGTGGATCTTCATCGCCGCCGTGCTGCTGCTCGGCTGGATTCTGAAGCGCACGCCATTCGGTCTGCGTCTCTATCTGATGGGCACGAACCCGAAGGCTGCGTTCTATGCGGGCATTCCGCGCGCGCGCATGTTGATCGTCACGTATGGTCTGTGCGGCACGCTCGCGTCGCTCGCGGGTCTCATCAGCGCGACGCATACGTCGAGCGCGAAATGGGACTACGGCAATTCATATCTGCTGATCGCGATCCTGATCGCGGTGATGGGCGGCGTGAATCCGGCGGGCGGCTACGGGCGCATCGTCTGCGTGTTTCTCGCCGCGACCGTGTTGCAATTTCTGTCGAGCCTGTTCAATCTGCTCGGCGTATCGCAGTTTTTCGGCGATTGCGCGTGGGGTTTTCTGCTGCTTGCATCGCTCGCTTTCGCGGGCGGCGAGCGCGTGCGCGCGATCTTCGGCATCGGCGGGGCTGCGCCCAAGCGCCAGGTTCCGCCGCCGCCCGCATCGACGGGACGATAG
- a CDS encoding substrate-binding domain-containing protein, with amino-acid sequence MKLNKLATALTAVALAAGAIAAAQAATNETIVTVVKVTGINWFNRMDEGVKEFGKANPNITVYQTGPGRADAAQQLKIIEDLIAKKVTAIAVVPYDPPTLEPALKKAMDRGIKVVTHEADNAKNTQVDIEAFDNTAYGAGLNERLAKCMGQQGKWAVLVGSLGSRSQVQWADGGIGNAKAKYSKMDLVEPKLETNNDGERAYQVAKEVLRKHPDLTGFQGSSSLDVIGIGRAVEEAGKVGKICVYGTGLPTEAAKFLESGAINGIAFWDPKLAGLAMNKVAQMLVEGKEVQNGADLGITGYNKVTVSKGPGKGVIVRGTGWVDVDKTNYKQYNF; translated from the coding sequence ATGAAGCTCAACAAACTCGCCACCGCGCTCACGGCAGTCGCACTGGCCGCTGGCGCGATCGCGGCGGCGCAGGCTGCAACGAACGAAACCATCGTGACCGTCGTCAAGGTGACCGGCATCAACTGGTTCAACCGCATGGACGAAGGCGTGAAGGAGTTCGGCAAGGCCAATCCGAACATCACCGTGTATCAGACGGGACCGGGCCGCGCGGACGCCGCGCAGCAACTGAAGATCATCGAAGATCTGATCGCGAAGAAGGTCACCGCGATCGCCGTGGTGCCGTACGATCCGCCGACGCTCGAACCCGCGCTCAAGAAGGCGATGGATCGCGGCATCAAGGTCGTCACGCATGAAGCGGACAACGCCAAGAACACGCAGGTCGATATCGAAGCCTTCGACAATACCGCTTATGGCGCGGGCCTGAACGAGCGTCTTGCCAAGTGCATGGGTCAGCAGGGCAAGTGGGCCGTGCTGGTCGGCTCGCTCGGCAGCCGCTCGCAGGTGCAATGGGCCGATGGCGGCATCGGCAACGCGAAGGCCAAGTATTCGAAGATGGATCTCGTCGAGCCGAAGCTCGAAACCAACAACGACGGCGAGCGCGCCTATCAGGTTGCGAAGGAAGTGCTGCGCAAGCATCCGGACCTGACAGGCTTCCAGGGCTCGTCGTCGCTGGATGTGATCGGCATTGGCCGCGCGGTAGAGGAAGCGGGCAAGGTCGGCAAGATTTGCGTGTACGGCACGGGCCTACCCACCGAAGCGGCCAAGTTCCTCGAAAGCGGCGCGATCAACGGCATCGCGTTCTGGGATCCGAAGCTCGCCGGTCTGGCGATGAACAAGGTCGCGCAAATGCTCGTCGAAGGCAAGGAAGTGCAGAACGGCGCGGACCTCGGCATCACCGGTTATAACAAGGTGACGGTGAGCAAAGGGCCGGGCAAGGGCGTGATCGTGCGCGGCACCGGCTGGGTCGATGTCGACAAGACGAACTACAAGCAATACAACTTCTGA
- a CDS encoding sugar ABC transporter ATP-binding protein — protein MTKETPLLEVVNIHKRFTGVYALRGVSLAFERGQIYHLLGENGCGKSTLIKIISGAQPPDEGELVIEGARHAKLTPLESLSAGIETVYQDLSLLPNMSVAENVALTSELAEHAGKLARTFNRRALAETAARALEAVGLPGDANFQKTLIEQLPLATRQLVAIARAIASEAKFVIMDEPTTSLTQKEVDNLIAVLAKLRAEGVAVLFVSHKLDECYAIGGEVIVLRDGQKMAQGPIENYTKAQISELMTGKHLSTERYRAEGAEGASQVVLDVNALGRKGQFADVSFKLHKGEILGVTGLLDSGRNELARALAGVAPADLGTVTLDGMRVRLHSPADAKAQRIGYVPEDRLNEGLFLDKPIRDNVVTAMISSLRDRFGQIDRKRAQELAERTVKDLQIATPDVDKPVQSLSGGNQQRVLIGRWLAIDPRVLILHGPTVGVDVGSKDIIYRIMQRLSKEGIGIILISDDLPELLQNCDRILMMKKGRIANEYRADRLNEADLYHALLSEAA, from the coding sequence ATGACCAAAGAGACACCGCTTCTCGAAGTCGTCAATATCCATAAACGCTTTACCGGCGTGTATGCGCTGCGTGGCGTGAGTCTCGCGTTCGAGCGCGGACAGATCTATCACTTGCTGGGCGAGAACGGCTGCGGCAAGAGCACGCTGATCAAGATCATCTCGGGCGCGCAACCGCCCGATGAAGGTGAACTCGTGATCGAAGGCGCGCGGCACGCAAAACTCACGCCGCTCGAATCGCTTTCCGCAGGCATCGAAACGGTCTATCAGGACTTGTCGCTGCTGCCGAACATGAGCGTGGCCGAGAATGTCGCGCTGACGTCGGAGCTTGCCGAGCATGCGGGCAAGCTCGCGCGCACCTTCAATCGCCGCGCGCTCGCCGAGACTGCCGCGCGCGCGCTCGAAGCTGTCGGCTTGCCCGGCGACGCGAACTTTCAGAAGACATTGATCGAACAGTTGCCGCTCGCAACGCGTCAGCTCGTCGCGATTGCGCGCGCCATTGCGAGCGAGGCGAAGTTCGTCATCATGGACGAGCCGACGACCTCGCTCACGCAGAAGGAAGTCGATAACCTCATCGCCGTGCTGGCGAAGCTGCGCGCGGAAGGCGTCGCCGTGCTGTTCGTGAGCCACAAGCTCGACGAATGCTATGCGATCGGCGGCGAAGTGATCGTGCTGCGCGATGGCCAGAAGATGGCGCAGGGCCCGATCGAAAACTACACCAAGGCGCAGATCAGCGAACTCATGACGGGCAAGCATCTGTCGACGGAACGCTATCGTGCGGAAGGCGCGGAAGGCGCATCGCAAGTCGTGCTCGACGTGAACGCGCTCGGCCGCAAAGGCCAGTTCGCGGATGTGTCGTTCAAGCTGCACAAGGGCGAAATTCTCGGCGTGACGGGTCTGCTCGATTCCGGCCGCAACGAACTCGCGCGCGCGCTGGCAGGCGTTGCGCCGGCGGATCTCGGCACGGTCACGCTCGACGGCATGCGCGTGCGGCTGCACTCGCCTGCGGATGCGAAGGCGCAACGTATCGGCTATGTGCCGGAAGACCGCCTGAACGAAGGGCTGTTCCTCGACAAGCCGATCCGCGACAACGTCGTGACCGCGATGATTTCGAGCTTGCGCGACCGCTTCGGCCAGATCGACCGCAAGCGTGCGCAGGAACTCGCCGAGCGCACCGTGAAGGACTTGCAGATCGCCACGCCCGATGTCGACAAGCCCGTGCAATCGCTTTCGGGCGGCAACCAGCAACGCGTGTTGATCGGCCGCTGGCTCGCGATCGATCCGCGCGTGCTGATTCTGCACGGACCCACGGTCGGCGTGGACGTGGGATCGAAGGACATCATTTATCGCATCATGCAGCGGCTGTCGAAGGAGGGGATCGGCATCATCCTGATCAGCGACGATTTGCCCGAACTGCTGCAAAACTGCGACCGTATTCTGATGATGAAGAAAGGCCGCATCGCGAACGAATATCGCGCGGACCGCTTGAACGAAGCCGATCTTTATCACGCGCTACTTTCAGAGGCAGCATGA